In one Brevibacterium sp. CBA3109 genomic region, the following are encoded:
- the gcvT gene encoding glycine cleavage system aminomethyltransferase GcvT, translated as MSTENSTRETPLHAIHEQLGASFTDFGGWDMPLKYGSELAEHRGVREAAGIFDLSHMGEVRLTGSDAAAFLDYALVAKYSKMKIGKAKYGVLVNEAGYLLDDLITYRIGDEEFLIVPNASNTPTVVATLQERLQNFLRDEAPGADATLVDESQGTALIAVQGPNSEAIILRALDEGAGGEFGPSTTSANDSSVNSTGITVGEAVRELKYYAWMPLTIAGIDLMLARTGYTGEDGFELYVPNIAAERLWETLTTAGVDYGLVPCGLASRDSLRLEAGMPLYGNELGLETSPFDVGLGRMIGFKTKENFVAREALAKLGESDPARVLVGLTSAGRRAARSGASVFASADEVGAEGAAAVGTITSGQPSPTLGHPIALAFLDRGLAAPGTPVFVDIRGKAHEFTVAKLPFYTRGKN; from the coding sequence ATGAGCACTGAGAATTCGACGCGCGAGACCCCGCTGCACGCCATCCATGAACAGCTGGGCGCATCCTTCACCGACTTCGGCGGCTGGGACATGCCGCTGAAGTACGGTTCCGAACTGGCCGAGCACCGTGGGGTGCGTGAGGCTGCGGGAATCTTCGACCTCTCCCACATGGGCGAAGTCCGACTCACCGGCTCCGATGCCGCTGCGTTCCTCGACTACGCGCTCGTGGCGAAGTACTCGAAGATGAAGATCGGCAAGGCCAAGTACGGTGTGCTGGTCAACGAGGCAGGCTACCTCCTCGATGACCTCATCACCTACCGGATCGGTGACGAAGAGTTCCTCATCGTTCCCAACGCCTCGAACACCCCGACCGTCGTCGCGACCCTGCAGGAACGGTTGCAGAACTTCCTGCGGGACGAGGCCCCGGGCGCCGATGCCACACTCGTCGACGAGTCCCAGGGCACTGCGCTCATCGCGGTGCAGGGACCGAACTCCGAGGCCATCATCCTCCGCGCCCTCGATGAGGGTGCAGGTGGGGAATTCGGGCCAAGCACCACCTCGGCGAATGACTCTTCCGTGAACTCGACCGGGATCACCGTCGGCGAGGCGGTCCGGGAGCTGAAGTACTACGCGTGGATGCCGCTGACGATCGCTGGTATCGACCTGATGCTCGCACGCACCGGCTACACCGGTGAGGACGGATTCGAGCTCTACGTTCCCAATATCGCCGCTGAGCGGCTGTGGGAGACCCTGACGACAGCCGGCGTTGACTACGGCCTCGTGCCCTGCGGTCTGGCCTCACGTGATTCGCTGCGCCTGGAAGCGGGCATGCCGCTCTACGGCAACGAACTCGGCCTCGAGACCTCGCCCTTCGACGTCGGACTCGGCCGCATGATCGGCTTCAAGACGAAGGAGAACTTCGTCGCGCGTGAGGCGCTGGCCAAGCTGGGGGAGAGTGATCCGGCACGCGTGCTCGTCGGACTCACCTCCGCGGGCCGCCGCGCCGCACGATCGGGGGCGAGTGTCTTCGCCTCGGCAGACGAGGTCGGTGCTGAGGGTGCTGCAGCCGTCGGGACCATCACCTCCGGACAGCCTTCACCGACGCTCGGGCACCCCATCGCCCTGGCGTTCCTCGACCGTGGTCTGGCCGCTCCGGGCACGCCCGTGTTCGTGGACATCCGCGGCAAGGCGCACGAATTCACCGTAGCCAAACTGCCGTTCTACACACGCGGCAAGAACTGA
- the gcvH gene encoding glycine cleavage system protein GcvH, giving the protein MAQLPPLPDNFTYSAEHEWINAGADAIVGKTVKIGITAVASDALGEVVYVDLPEVGDTVTAGETCGEVESTKSVSDLYCPVTGEVTSINEAATDNPGLLNSDPYGDGWLFEVNVTELGEVMDAAGYAEANSL; this is encoded by the coding sequence ATGGCGCAACTGCCTCCGCTCCCCGACAACTTCACGTACTCCGCCGAGCACGAGTGGATCAACGCCGGAGCCGATGCCATTGTCGGCAAAACGGTGAAGATCGGCATCACCGCGGTCGCCTCCGACGCACTCGGCGAGGTCGTCTACGTGGACCTGCCGGAAGTCGGCGACACCGTCACCGCGGGCGAGACCTGCGGCGAGGTCGAATCGACCAAGTCGGTCTCTGATCTGTACTGCCCCGTGACCGGCGAGGTCACCTCCATCAACGAGGCAGCCACGGACAACCCCGGACTGCTCAACTCCGACCCCTACGGCGACGGCTGGCTGTTCGAAGTCAACGTCACCGAACTGGGCGAAGTGATGGATGCAGCAGGCTACGCAGAGGCCAACTCCCTCTGA
- a CDS encoding L-serine ammonia-lyase, producing the protein MPLSVFDLFTVGIGPSSSHTVGPMRAASSFLTLLGDKLGSVASIKVDVFGSLAATGAGHGTFDAILIGLEGCSPEHVEANELTARRTRMSETGTILLGDAAETAGSADGGVEIDFTENDMVKRPLTIQPRHTNAMTIAAFDASGDTVAEETYYSVGGGFVTSETEFREKEQAAEAAAESGEDDASEFAVADSVIDAELQSYSEELPYPFHSGVELLQRCQDSGMSVAEIMLANEKSMRDEDEIRHGLLHIYSVMEECASASLDRSGYLPGGLKVRRRAHDWHLKLKAEDPDRDPGYYLEWVNLIAMAVNEENASGGRVVTAPTNGAAGIIPAVLHYALNYVDSVVKGGEAAKHAAIVDFLLTSAAVGVLYKERASISGAEVGCQGEVGSASSMAAGGLAAIMGGTPEQVENAAEIAMEHNLGLTCDPISGLVQIPCIERNAIAAGKAINASRMALWGDGQHRVSLDEVIETMRQTGADMSSKYKETAQGGLAVNVVEC; encoded by the coding sequence ATGCCACTGAGCGTCTTCGATCTCTTTACCGTCGGCATCGGCCCGTCGAGTTCCCACACCGTCGGCCCGATGCGAGCGGCATCGAGCTTCCTCACTCTTCTGGGCGACAAGCTCGGATCCGTTGCCAGCATCAAAGTTGATGTCTTCGGATCCCTTGCCGCCACCGGTGCCGGACACGGCACCTTCGACGCCATACTGATCGGGCTGGAAGGCTGTTCGCCCGAGCACGTCGAAGCCAATGAACTCACCGCCCGCCGGACCCGCATGTCCGAAACGGGCACGATCCTCCTCGGCGACGCTGCCGAGACTGCGGGATCTGCCGACGGCGGCGTTGAGATCGACTTCACCGAGAACGACATGGTCAAACGCCCCCTGACCATCCAGCCCCGCCACACGAACGCCATGACGATCGCCGCCTTCGACGCCTCGGGTGACACGGTGGCCGAAGAGACCTACTATTCGGTGGGTGGCGGCTTCGTCACCTCCGAGACCGAGTTCCGCGAGAAGGAGCAGGCCGCCGAGGCCGCTGCGGAGTCGGGTGAGGACGACGCCAGTGAGTTCGCCGTTGCCGACTCGGTCATCGACGCCGAACTGCAGTCCTACAGCGAAGAACTCCCGTATCCGTTCCATTCGGGCGTTGAACTCCTGCAGCGATGTCAGGACAGCGGCATGTCGGTTGCTGAAATCATGCTCGCCAACGAGAAGTCGATGCGTGATGAGGACGAGATCCGGCACGGCCTCCTCCACATCTACTCCGTGATGGAGGAATGCGCCTCGGCGTCGCTGGATCGCTCGGGCTACCTGCCGGGCGGACTCAAGGTGCGCCGGCGTGCCCACGACTGGCACCTCAAGCTCAAGGCCGAGGACCCCGACCGCGATCCCGGCTACTACCTGGAATGGGTCAACCTCATCGCCATGGCCGTCAACGAGGAGAACGCTTCGGGCGGACGCGTGGTCACCGCACCGACGAACGGTGCTGCCGGCATCATTCCTGCCGTCCTTCACTACGCGCTGAACTACGTGGATTCCGTGGTCAAGGGTGGCGAGGCCGCCAAGCATGCGGCGATCGTGGACTTCCTGCTCACCTCGGCTGCGGTGGGTGTCCTGTATAAGGAGCGGGCGTCGATCTCCGGCGCCGAGGTGGGCTGTCAGGGTGAGGTCGGATCCGCGTCGTCGATGGCTGCCGGAGGATTGGCCGCCATCATGGGCGGAACTCCCGAGCAGGTAGAGAACGCCGCCGAGATCGCCATGGAGCACAACCTGGGCCTGACCTGCGACCCGATCTCCGGGCTCGTGCAGATTCCTTGCATCGAACGCAACGCGATCGCGGCAGGCAAGGCCATCAACGCCTCGAGGATGGCACTGTGGGGCGATGGTCAGCACAGGGTCAGCCTCGACGAGGTGATCGAGACGATGCGCCAGACGGGTGCCGATATGAGTTCGAAGTACAAGGAGACAGCGCAGGGCGGCCTCGCCGTCAACGTCGTCGAATGCTGA
- the ectA gene encoding diaminobutyrate acetyltransferase: MWRLAKDSAVLDLNSSYSYILWCRDFAATSTIARIGGEPAGFVTGYTRPDRPNTLMIWQVAVSSDFRGHGLAKTMLNELADRTNSLRLETTITDDNDASNRLFQSFAEQRGASCERRALITPELYPDGHDTEFLYEIAPL; encoded by the coding sequence ATGTGGAGACTGGCTAAAGATTCGGCCGTTCTCGACCTTAACTCCTCGTACTCCTACATCCTCTGGTGTCGTGATTTCGCGGCTACCTCGACCATCGCGCGAATCGGCGGAGAGCCCGCCGGGTTCGTCACCGGTTACACACGTCCGGATCGACCCAACACGCTGATGATCTGGCAGGTTGCTGTCTCGTCCGACTTCCGCGGGCACGGATTGGCGAAGACCATGCTCAACGAGCTGGCCGATCGCACCAATTCGCTCCGCCTGGAAACGACGATCACCGATGACAACGACGCGTCGAACCGTCTGTTCCAGTCATTCGCTGAGCAGCGCGGAGCATCATGCGAACGACGTGCGCTGATCACCCCGGAACTGTACCCGGACGGCCACGACACCGAATTTCTGTACGAGATCGCACCGCTTTAA
- the ectB gene encoding diaminobutyrate--2-oxoglutarate transaminase, giving the protein MTESSKTTTPDIFETRESEVRGYSRSWPATFAKAHGAKQWGEDGKEFLDFFSGAGALNYGHNNPVVMNPLVEYLQSGAVLHSLDMKTPAKREFLETFQDLILKPRGLDYTVMFPGPTGTNTVEAALKLARKVTGRQHMLSFTNAFHGMTLGSLSVTGNSMKREGAGIPLTNSSKIPYDDYFDGEIPDFLWLEKVLEDSGSGVDKPAAVIVETVQGEGGLRAARAEWLRELSKLTKKHDILLIVDDVQAGCGRTGSFFSFEEAGIEPDIVCLSKSISGSGLPMALTLFRPELDVWEAGEHNGTFRGNNPAFVTATAAIKNFWADNTFQNELADTIAALHQRLDSIVEKAEGASIRGRGLLAGLHFEDDEVAGKIAAYAFDNGLLLETSGPKDEVTKIMPPLTISSHDLEQGLDIIEAAVLKFAPAAETAAV; this is encoded by the coding sequence ATGACCGAAAGCTCTAAGACCACAACTCCCGATATCTTCGAAACCCGCGAATCAGAGGTGCGAGGATACTCGCGCTCCTGGCCCGCCACCTTCGCCAAGGCACATGGCGCGAAGCAGTGGGGCGAAGACGGCAAGGAATTCCTCGATTTCTTCTCCGGCGCCGGTGCCCTCAACTATGGGCACAACAACCCCGTCGTGATGAATCCTCTGGTCGAGTACCTCCAGTCAGGTGCAGTTCTGCACTCGCTGGACATGAAGACACCGGCCAAGCGTGAGTTCCTCGAGACCTTCCAGGACCTCATCCTCAAGCCCCGCGGACTCGACTACACCGTGATGTTCCCCGGACCAACGGGAACAAACACCGTCGAGGCTGCCCTCAAGCTGGCGCGCAAGGTCACCGGTCGTCAGCACATGCTGTCCTTCACCAACGCATTCCACGGCATGACCCTGGGTTCGCTGTCGGTGACCGGTAACTCGATGAAGCGCGAAGGCGCAGGCATCCCGCTGACCAACAGCTCGAAGATTCCCTATGACGATTACTTCGACGGCGAGATCCCTGACTTCCTGTGGCTCGAGAAGGTCCTCGAAGACTCCGGCTCAGGCGTCGACAAGCCGGCCGCTGTCATCGTTGAGACTGTGCAGGGCGAAGGCGGCCTCCGCGCCGCTCGTGCCGAATGGCTGCGCGAGCTGTCGAAGCTGACCAAGAAGCACGACATCCTGCTCATCGTCGATGACGTCCAGGCCGGCTGTGGCCGCACCGGTTCGTTCTTCAGCTTCGAAGAGGCTGGCATCGAGCCCGACATCGTCTGCCTGTCGAAGTCGATCTCCGGTTCGGGTCTGCCGATGGCACTGACCCTGTTCCGTCCTGAGCTCGACGTCTGGGAGGCCGGCGAGCACAACGGAACCTTCCGCGGAAACAACCCCGCATTCGTCACGGCGACCGCCGCGATCAAGAACTTCTGGGCCGACAACACGTTCCAGAACGAATTGGCCGACACGATCGCCGCACTGCATCAGCGCCTCGACTCGATTGTGGAGAAGGCAGAGGGAGCATCCATCCGTGGACGCGGACTCCTCGCCGGACTGCACTTCGAGGATGACGAGGTCGCCGGAAAGATCGCAGCGTATGCATTCGACAACGGACTGCTCCTCGAGACCTCCGGTCCGAAGGATGAGGTCACGAAGATCATGCCTCCGCTGACCATCTCCTCGCACGATCTGGAGCAGGGCCTCGACATCATCGAGGCTGCTGTGCTGAAGTTCGCTCCGGCCGCAGAAACTGCGGCGGTCTGA
- a CDS encoding ectoine synthase — MYVVNRDDLNDTDRDIKSETWRSRRMVLGKERVGFSLHDTVIYAGTTSTFHYQNHVEAVYCVQGKGTLTDLETGKEYPLSDGTMYLLDGHEKHTVVAEEELRMACVFNPPVTGRETHDENGVYPLIVEED; from the coding sequence ATGTACGTAGTCAACCGCGATGACCTCAATGACACCGACCGCGACATCAAGTCGGAGACCTGGCGTAGCCGTCGCATGGTGCTGGGCAAGGAACGCGTCGGATTCTCGCTCCACGACACCGTGATCTACGCCGGAACCACCTCGACCTTCCACTACCAGAACCACGTCGAAGCCGTGTACTGCGTGCAGGGCAAAGGCACGCTGACCGATCTGGAGACCGGCAAGGAATACCCACTGTCCGATGGCACCATGTACCTGCTCGACGGTCATGAGAAGCACACCGTCGTGGCTGAAGAAGAGCTGCGCATGGCCTGCGTGTTCAACCCGCCGGTCACCGGTCGTGAGACCCACGACGAGAACGGCGTCTACCCGCTCATCGTCGAAGAGGACTGA
- a CDS encoding glycerophosphodiester phosphodiesterase codes for MPITLINDSAAEVTHARVPPLVVAHRGASVQHPENTIPAFVAGIDQGADMIETDVHLNRDGDLIVIHDDTFDRTTNVRTLHPDRAEISVSGMTTAEIAALDAGSWKGASFAGVTVPHLTEVLDLVHTTRTGLLLEVKQPARYPGIAEAIAESLRSVPGYLERALAAGLLVVQSADWSFVREFHELAPEIPVGILGRPSLAELREFATWADQINSEYTAVDPIYLDFVHELGMSSLVWTVDSVDDMEKAIDLGADGIITNLPDRLVQLVEEI; via the coding sequence ATGCCGATCACACTGATAAATGACTCCGCCGCGGAGGTCACGCACGCTCGTGTTCCACCGCTGGTCGTCGCTCACCGAGGGGCGTCCGTGCAGCATCCCGAGAATACGATCCCTGCCTTCGTCGCCGGAATCGACCAGGGTGCAGACATGATCGAGACCGACGTGCACCTGAACCGGGACGGCGATCTCATCGTCATCCACGACGACACCTTCGACCGCACCACGAACGTCCGCACGCTCCACCCTGACCGTGCCGAGATCAGCGTGAGTGGCATGACGACGGCAGAGATCGCTGCCCTGGACGCGGGCAGCTGGAAGGGGGCATCCTTCGCCGGGGTCACCGTCCCTCACCTCACGGAAGTGCTGGATCTGGTGCACACAACCCGCACCGGTCTGCTCCTCGAAGTCAAGCAACCCGCCCGGTACCCTGGAATCGCCGAGGCTATTGCTGAGTCCCTGAGATCCGTGCCCGGATATCTTGAGCGGGCTCTGGCCGCAGGACTGCTCGTCGTCCAGTCCGCAGACTGGAGCTTCGTCCGCGAGTTCCACGAGTTGGCGCCGGAGATTCCCGTCGGGATACTGGGTCGACCCAGCCTGGCCGAGCTGCGCGAATTCGCCACCTGGGCCGATCAGATCAACTCCGAGTACACCGCGGTCGATCCGATCTATCTGGACTTCGTCCACGAGCTCGGAATGTCGAGCCTGGTCTGGACTGTCGACAGCGTCGACGACATGGAGAAGGCCATCGACCTCGGAGCTGATGGCATCATCACCAACCTGCCCGATCGTCTCGTGCAGTTGGTTGAGGAGATCTGA
- a CDS encoding pyridoxamine 5'-phosphate oxidase family protein — MDAKSNMILDINDCWEYLRSTTIGCLAVIGPDGPDIFPVNYAVEHSAIVFRSGEGTKVDAIREHPATAFEVDGYEPETDTAWSVVLKGQAKVINDPDELRETVALDVFPWQPGAKNRFIRITAEDVSGRRFPVTDSAAWETPLSHVARAPRE; from the coding sequence ATGGACGCGAAGTCGAACATGATCTTGGACATCAACGACTGCTGGGAATACCTCCGCAGTACGACGATCGGGTGCCTGGCAGTCATCGGCCCTGACGGACCCGACATCTTCCCCGTCAACTACGCCGTCGAGCACTCGGCGATCGTCTTCCGCTCCGGAGAGGGAACGAAGGTCGACGCCATCCGCGAGCACCCGGCGACGGCGTTCGAGGTCGACGGGTACGAACCCGAGACCGACACCGCCTGGAGCGTCGTACTCAAGGGCCAGGCGAAGGTGATCAACGACCCGGATGAACTGCGGGAGACCGTCGCCCTCGATGTGTTTCCCTGGCAGCCCGGAGCAAAGAATCGCTTCATCCGGATCACCGCCGAGGATGTGTCTGGCAGGCGCTTCCCAGTGACGGATTCCGCCGCCTGGGAGACCCCGCTGAGTCACGTGGCGCGCGCACCGCGGGAATGA
- a CDS encoding SDR family NAD(P)-dependent oxidoreductase — protein MSNKVAVITGGASGIGLAAAHRFAAEGASVVIGDLDEKHAQAAAQEITDAGGTAIGVAVNVLEEASIAALIARAVDEFGNLHVLCNHVGGSNPRKDLDLLRMDMDEFDKTMALNVRSTVLGSRLALPHMIEAGGGSIINTASVGGLSGDYLQSAYGTAKAAVIRLTQYIATQYGPQMVRCNAVAPGAISTPALRDNLSEDEIEAIKGHNALPFLGEAEDIANTMLFLASDESRYLTGQLLVVDGGMSSHSSIAEDRRGFMPN, from the coding sequence ATGTCCAACAAGGTAGCCGTGATCACCGGTGGCGCCAGCGGAATAGGCCTGGCGGCGGCGCATCGCTTCGCCGCCGAAGGCGCGTCCGTCGTCATCGGCGATTTGGACGAGAAGCACGCCCAGGCCGCGGCCCAGGAAATCACCGACGCGGGCGGAACCGCGATCGGCGTTGCCGTGAATGTGCTTGAGGAAGCATCGATCGCCGCACTCATCGCCCGGGCCGTGGATGAATTCGGCAACCTGCACGTACTGTGCAATCACGTCGGGGGCAGCAATCCGCGCAAGGACCTGGACCTGCTGCGGATGGACATGGATGAATTCGACAAAACCATGGCCCTGAACGTGCGCAGCACGGTACTGGGGTCCCGATTGGCGCTGCCGCACATGATCGAAGCCGGCGGCGGGTCCATCATCAACACCGCATCGGTCGGCGGGCTCTCAGGGGACTATCTGCAATCCGCCTACGGCACCGCCAAGGCGGCGGTGATCCGTCTGACCCAGTACATCGCTACGCAGTACGGCCCCCAGATGGTGCGCTGCAACGCGGTGGCACCGGGCGCCATCTCCACCCCGGCACTGCGGGACAATCTCTCCGAGGACGAGATCGAGGCCATCAAGGGGCACAATGCGCTCCCATTCCTCGGCGAAGCTGAGGACATCGCCAATACGATGCTCTTCTTGGCCTCGGACGAGTCCCGCTACCTGACCGGTCAGCTCCTCGTCGTCGACGGGGGCATGAGCAGTCACAGCTCCATTGCTGAAGACCGTCGAGGCTTCATGCCCAATTGA